One genomic region from Oncorhynchus gorbuscha isolate QuinsamMale2020 ecotype Even-year linkage group LG13, OgorEven_v1.0, whole genome shotgun sequence encodes:
- the LOC123992675 gene encoding SH3 domain-binding glutamic acid-rich-like protein isoform X35 has product MVIKVFLASSSGSTAIKKKQQDVLGFLEALKVDYAPLDIACNEDNRMWMRENVPVEKKPTNGIPLPPQIFNEESYCGDYETFFDAKEDNAVFAFLGLPPPPGSKEAKEAEKAFILENGPVENGTVEIETVESETVENGTDDAEDEENLEAEEVDEENLDDDSLKAPMKQEEAQEEVEDEEAKEEEDE; this is encoded by the exons ATGGTTATAAAAGTATTTCTAGCTTCTTCATCAGGATCGACAGCG ATCAAAAAGAAGCAACAGGATGTGCTTGGGTTCCTGGAGGCCCTGAAAGTGGACTACGCTCCATTGGACATTGCCTGCAATGAGGACAACCGCATGTGGATGAGGGAAAATGTCCCTGTGGAGAAAAAGCCCACCAACGGGATCCCCCTACCCCCTCAGATCTTCAACGAAGAGAGCTACTGTGGG GACTACGAGACATTCTTTGACGCTAAAGAAGACAATGCAGTGTTTGCCTTCCTGGGTCTGCCACCTCCACCAGGATCCAAG GAAGCGAAAGAGGCTGAAAAGGCATTTATCCTTGAGAATGGGCCTGTTGAAAATGGGACTGTTGAGATTGAGACCGTTGAGAGTGAGACCGTTGAGAACGGAACTGATGATGCTGAGGATGAAGAGAACCTTGAAGCTGAGGAGGTTGATGAGGAGAATCTTGATGATGACTCACTA AAGGCCCCCATGAAGCAGGAAGAAGCCCAG GAAGAAGTAGAGGATGAGGAGGCTAAG gaagaagaggatgagtaG
- the LOC123992675 gene encoding SH3 domain-binding glutamic acid-rich-like protein isoform X37, whose amino-acid sequence MVIKVFLASSSGSTAIKKKQQDVLGFLEALKVDYAPLDIACNEDNRMWMRENVPVEKKPTNGIPLPPQIFNEESYCGDYETFFDAKEDNAVFAFLGLPPPPGSKKAPMKQEEAQEEVEDEEAKGEDDQPVSEGEEDLGSEEEEELRQLEEEEEAPEVTEQEEEDE is encoded by the exons ATGGTTATAAAAGTATTTCTAGCTTCTTCATCAGGATCGACAGCG ATCAAAAAGAAGCAACAGGATGTGCTTGGGTTCCTGGAGGCCCTGAAAGTGGACTACGCTCCATTGGACATTGCCTGCAATGAGGACAACCGCATGTGGATGAGGGAAAATGTCCCTGTGGAGAAAAAGCCCACCAACGGGATCCCCCTACCCCCTCAGATCTTCAACGAAGAGAGCTACTGTGGG GACTACGAGACATTCTTTGACGCTAAAGAAGACAATGCAGTGTTTGCCTTCCTGGGTCTGCCACCTCCACCAGGATCCAAG AAGGCCCCCATGAAGCAGGAAGAAGCCCAG GAAGAAGTAGAGGATGAGGAGGCTAAG GGAGAAGACGATCAGCCGGTTTCTGAG GGAGAAGAAGATTTGGGGTCGGAG GAGGAAGAAGAGCTGCGACAGCTTGAG GAAGAAGAAGAGGCCCCAGAGGTAACAGAG caggaagaagaggatgagtaG
- the LOC123992675 gene encoding SH3 domain-binding glutamic acid-rich-like protein isoform X40, with protein MVIKVFLASSSGSTAIKKKQQDVLGFLEALKVDYAPLDIACNEDNRMWMRENVPVEKKPTNGIPLPPQIFNEESYCGDYETFFDAKEDNAVFAFLGLPPPPGSKAPMKQEEAQEEVEDEEAKGEDDQPVSEEEEELRQLEEEEEAPEVTEQEEEDE; from the exons ATGGTTATAAAAGTATTTCTAGCTTCTTCATCAGGATCGACAGCG ATCAAAAAGAAGCAACAGGATGTGCTTGGGTTCCTGGAGGCCCTGAAAGTGGACTACGCTCCATTGGACATTGCCTGCAATGAGGACAACCGCATGTGGATGAGGGAAAATGTCCCTGTGGAGAAAAAGCCCACCAACGGGATCCCCCTACCCCCTCAGATCTTCAACGAAGAGAGCTACTGTGGG GACTACGAGACATTCTTTGACGCTAAAGAAGACAATGCAGTGTTTGCCTTCCTGGGTCTGCCACCTCCACCAGGATCCAAG GCCCCCATGAAGCAGGAAGAAGCCCAG GAAGAAGTAGAGGATGAGGAGGCTAAG GGAGAAGACGATCAGCCGGTTTCTGAG GAGGAAGAAGAGCTGCGACAGCTTGAG GAAGAAGAAGAGGCCCCAGAGGTAACAGAG caggaagaagaggatgagtaG
- the LOC123992675 gene encoding SH3 domain-binding glutamic acid-rich protein-like isoform X5: MVIKVFLASSSGSTAIKKKQQDVLGFLEALKVDYAPLDIACNEDNRMWMRENVPVEKKPTNGIPLPPQIFNEESYCGDYETFFDAKEDNAVFAFLGLPPPPGSKEAKEAEKAFILENGPVENGTVEIETVESETVENGTDDAEDEENLEAEEVDEENLDDDSLKREVPMEEFNGDEHTEEVEAEVGGETGEEAAEEAAAAEEKVEKAEEEAVEDTEEATEDTKAPMKQEEAQEEVEDEEAKGEDDQPVSEGEEDLGSEEEEELRQLEEEEEAPEEEEDE, from the exons ATGGTTATAAAAGTATTTCTAGCTTCTTCATCAGGATCGACAGCG ATCAAAAAGAAGCAACAGGATGTGCTTGGGTTCCTGGAGGCCCTGAAAGTGGACTACGCTCCATTGGACATTGCCTGCAATGAGGACAACCGCATGTGGATGAGGGAAAATGTCCCTGTGGAGAAAAAGCCCACCAACGGGATCCCCCTACCCCCTCAGATCTTCAACGAAGAGAGCTACTGTGGG GACTACGAGACATTCTTTGACGCTAAAGAAGACAATGCAGTGTTTGCCTTCCTGGGTCTGCCACCTCCACCAGGATCCAAG GAAGCGAAAGAGGCTGAAAAGGCATTTATCCTTGAGAATGGGCCTGTTGAAAATGGGACTGTTGAGATTGAGACCGTTGAGAGTGAGACCGTTGAGAACGGAACTGATGATGCTGAGGATGAAGAGAACCTTGAAGCTGAGGAGGTTGATGAGGAGAATCTTGATGATGACTCACTA AAAAGAGAGGTTCCGATGGAGGAGTTCAAtggagatgaacacacagaggAGGTGGAAGCAGAGGtgggaggagaaacaggagaggaggcAGCAGAAGAAGCCGCCGCCGCAGAAGAGAAGGTGGAAAAGGCGGAGGAGGAGGCGGTCGAAGACACAGAGGAAGCCACAGAAGACACT AAGGCCCCCATGAAGCAGGAAGAAGCCCAG GAAGAAGTAGAGGATGAGGAGGCTAAG GGAGAAGACGATCAGCCGGTTTCTGAG GGAGAAGAAGATTTGGGGTCGGAG GAGGAAGAAGAGCTGCGACAGCTTGAG GAAGAAGAAGAGGCCCCAGAG gaagaagaggatgagtaG
- the LOC123992675 gene encoding SH3 domain-binding glutamic acid-rich protein-like isoform X9 yields MVIKVFLASSSGSTAIKKKQQDVLGFLEALKVDYAPLDIACNEDNRMWMRENVPVEKKPTNGIPLPPQIFNEESYCGDYETFFDAKEDNAVFAFLGLPPPPGSKEAKEAEKAFILENGPVENGTVEIETVESETVENGTDDAEDEENLEAEEVDEENLDDDSLKREVPMEEFNGDEHTEEVEAEVGGETGEEAAEEAAAAEEKVEKAEEEAVEDTEEATEDTKAPMKQEEAQEEVEDEEAKGEDDQPVSEGEEDLGSEEEEELRQLEQEEEDE; encoded by the exons ATGGTTATAAAAGTATTTCTAGCTTCTTCATCAGGATCGACAGCG ATCAAAAAGAAGCAACAGGATGTGCTTGGGTTCCTGGAGGCCCTGAAAGTGGACTACGCTCCATTGGACATTGCCTGCAATGAGGACAACCGCATGTGGATGAGGGAAAATGTCCCTGTGGAGAAAAAGCCCACCAACGGGATCCCCCTACCCCCTCAGATCTTCAACGAAGAGAGCTACTGTGGG GACTACGAGACATTCTTTGACGCTAAAGAAGACAATGCAGTGTTTGCCTTCCTGGGTCTGCCACCTCCACCAGGATCCAAG GAAGCGAAAGAGGCTGAAAAGGCATTTATCCTTGAGAATGGGCCTGTTGAAAATGGGACTGTTGAGATTGAGACCGTTGAGAGTGAGACCGTTGAGAACGGAACTGATGATGCTGAGGATGAAGAGAACCTTGAAGCTGAGGAGGTTGATGAGGAGAATCTTGATGATGACTCACTA AAAAGAGAGGTTCCGATGGAGGAGTTCAAtggagatgaacacacagaggAGGTGGAAGCAGAGGtgggaggagaaacaggagaggaggcAGCAGAAGAAGCCGCCGCCGCAGAAGAGAAGGTGGAAAAGGCGGAGGAGGAGGCGGTCGAAGACACAGAGGAAGCCACAGAAGACACT AAGGCCCCCATGAAGCAGGAAGAAGCCCAG GAAGAAGTAGAGGATGAGGAGGCTAAG GGAGAAGACGATCAGCCGGTTTCTGAG GGAGAAGAAGATTTGGGGTCGGAG GAGGAAGAAGAGCTGCGACAGCTTGAG caggaagaagaggatgagtaG
- the LOC123992675 gene encoding SH3 domain-binding glutamic acid-rich protein-like isoform X10 — MVIKVFLASSSGSTAIKKKQQDVLGFLEALKVDYAPLDIACNEDNRMWMRENVPVEKKPTNGIPLPPQIFNEESYCGDYETFFDAKEDNAVFAFLGLPPPPGSKEAKEAEKAFILENGPVENGTVEIETVESETVENGTDDAEDEENLEAEEVDEENLDDDSLKREVPMEEFNGDEHTEEVEAEVGGETGEEAAEEAAAAEEKVEKAEEEAVEDTEEATEDTKAPMKQEEAQEEVEDEEAKGEDDQPVSEEEEELRQLEEEEEAPEQEEEDE; from the exons ATGGTTATAAAAGTATTTCTAGCTTCTTCATCAGGATCGACAGCG ATCAAAAAGAAGCAACAGGATGTGCTTGGGTTCCTGGAGGCCCTGAAAGTGGACTACGCTCCATTGGACATTGCCTGCAATGAGGACAACCGCATGTGGATGAGGGAAAATGTCCCTGTGGAGAAAAAGCCCACCAACGGGATCCCCCTACCCCCTCAGATCTTCAACGAAGAGAGCTACTGTGGG GACTACGAGACATTCTTTGACGCTAAAGAAGACAATGCAGTGTTTGCCTTCCTGGGTCTGCCACCTCCACCAGGATCCAAG GAAGCGAAAGAGGCTGAAAAGGCATTTATCCTTGAGAATGGGCCTGTTGAAAATGGGACTGTTGAGATTGAGACCGTTGAGAGTGAGACCGTTGAGAACGGAACTGATGATGCTGAGGATGAAGAGAACCTTGAAGCTGAGGAGGTTGATGAGGAGAATCTTGATGATGACTCACTA AAAAGAGAGGTTCCGATGGAGGAGTTCAAtggagatgaacacacagaggAGGTGGAAGCAGAGGtgggaggagaaacaggagaggaggcAGCAGAAGAAGCCGCCGCCGCAGAAGAGAAGGTGGAAAAGGCGGAGGAGGAGGCGGTCGAAGACACAGAGGAAGCCACAGAAGACACT AAGGCCCCCATGAAGCAGGAAGAAGCCCAG GAAGAAGTAGAGGATGAGGAGGCTAAG GGAGAAGACGATCAGCCGGTTTCTGAG GAGGAAGAAGAGCTGCGACAGCTTGAG GAAGAAGAAGAGGCCCCAGAG caggaagaagaggatgagtaG
- the LOC123992675 gene encoding SH3 domain-binding glutamic acid-rich protein-like isoform X15: MVIKVFLASSSGSTAIKKKQQDVLGFLEALKVDYAPLDIACNEDNRMWMRENVPVEKKPTNGIPLPPQIFNEESYCGDYETFFDAKEDNAVFAFLGLPPPPGSKEAKEAEKAFILENGPVENGTVEIETVESETVENGTDDAEDEENLEAEEVDEENLDDDSLKREVPMEEFNGDEHTEEVEAEVGGETGEEAAEEAAAAEEKVEKAEEEAVEDTEEATEDTKAPMKQEEAQEEVEDEEAKGEDDQPVSEEEEELRQLEQEEEDE; encoded by the exons ATGGTTATAAAAGTATTTCTAGCTTCTTCATCAGGATCGACAGCG ATCAAAAAGAAGCAACAGGATGTGCTTGGGTTCCTGGAGGCCCTGAAAGTGGACTACGCTCCATTGGACATTGCCTGCAATGAGGACAACCGCATGTGGATGAGGGAAAATGTCCCTGTGGAGAAAAAGCCCACCAACGGGATCCCCCTACCCCCTCAGATCTTCAACGAAGAGAGCTACTGTGGG GACTACGAGACATTCTTTGACGCTAAAGAAGACAATGCAGTGTTTGCCTTCCTGGGTCTGCCACCTCCACCAGGATCCAAG GAAGCGAAAGAGGCTGAAAAGGCATTTATCCTTGAGAATGGGCCTGTTGAAAATGGGACTGTTGAGATTGAGACCGTTGAGAGTGAGACCGTTGAGAACGGAACTGATGATGCTGAGGATGAAGAGAACCTTGAAGCTGAGGAGGTTGATGAGGAGAATCTTGATGATGACTCACTA AAAAGAGAGGTTCCGATGGAGGAGTTCAAtggagatgaacacacagaggAGGTGGAAGCAGAGGtgggaggagaaacaggagaggaggcAGCAGAAGAAGCCGCCGCCGCAGAAGAGAAGGTGGAAAAGGCGGAGGAGGAGGCGGTCGAAGACACAGAGGAAGCCACAGAAGACACT AAGGCCCCCATGAAGCAGGAAGAAGCCCAG GAAGAAGTAGAGGATGAGGAGGCTAAG GGAGAAGACGATCAGCCGGTTTCTGAG GAGGAAGAAGAGCTGCGACAGCTTGAG caggaagaagaggatgagtaG
- the LOC123992675 gene encoding SH3 domain-binding glutamic acid-rich protein-like isoform X14: MVIKVFLASSSGSTAIKKKQQDVLGFLEALKVDYAPLDIACNEDNRMWMRENVPVEKKPTNGIPLPPQIFNEESYCGDYETFFDAKEDNAVFAFLGLPPPPGSKEAKEAEKAFILENGPVENGTVEIETVESETVENGTDDAEDEENLEAEEVDEENLDDDSLKREVPMEEFNGDEHTEEVEAEVGGETGEEAAEEAAAAEEKVEKAEEEAVEDTEEATEDTKAPMKQEEAQEEVEDEEAKGEDDQPVSEEEEEAPEVTEQEEEDE; the protein is encoded by the exons ATGGTTATAAAAGTATTTCTAGCTTCTTCATCAGGATCGACAGCG ATCAAAAAGAAGCAACAGGATGTGCTTGGGTTCCTGGAGGCCCTGAAAGTGGACTACGCTCCATTGGACATTGCCTGCAATGAGGACAACCGCATGTGGATGAGGGAAAATGTCCCTGTGGAGAAAAAGCCCACCAACGGGATCCCCCTACCCCCTCAGATCTTCAACGAAGAGAGCTACTGTGGG GACTACGAGACATTCTTTGACGCTAAAGAAGACAATGCAGTGTTTGCCTTCCTGGGTCTGCCACCTCCACCAGGATCCAAG GAAGCGAAAGAGGCTGAAAAGGCATTTATCCTTGAGAATGGGCCTGTTGAAAATGGGACTGTTGAGATTGAGACCGTTGAGAGTGAGACCGTTGAGAACGGAACTGATGATGCTGAGGATGAAGAGAACCTTGAAGCTGAGGAGGTTGATGAGGAGAATCTTGATGATGACTCACTA AAAAGAGAGGTTCCGATGGAGGAGTTCAAtggagatgaacacacagaggAGGTGGAAGCAGAGGtgggaggagaaacaggagaggaggcAGCAGAAGAAGCCGCCGCCGCAGAAGAGAAGGTGGAAAAGGCGGAGGAGGAGGCGGTCGAAGACACAGAGGAAGCCACAGAAGACACT AAGGCCCCCATGAAGCAGGAAGAAGCCCAG GAAGAAGTAGAGGATGAGGAGGCTAAG GGAGAAGACGATCAGCCGGTTTCTGAG GAAGAAGAAGAGGCCCCAGAGGTAACAGAG caggaagaagaggatgagtaG
- the LOC123992675 gene encoding SH3 domain-binding glutamic acid-rich protein-like isoform X3 translates to MVIKVFLASSSGSTAIKKKQQDVLGFLEALKVDYAPLDIACNEDNRMWMRENVPVEKKPTNGIPLPPQIFNEESYCGDYETFFDAKEDNAVFAFLGLPPPPGSKEAKEAEKAFILENGPVENGTVEIETVESETVENGTDDAEDEENLEAEEVDEENLDDDSLKREVPMEEFNGDEHTEEVEAEVGGETGEEAAEEAAAAEEKVEKAEEEAVEDTEEATEDTAPMKQEEAQEEVEDEEAKGEDDQPVSEGEEDLGSEEEEELRQLEEEEEAPEVTEQEEEDE, encoded by the exons ATGGTTATAAAAGTATTTCTAGCTTCTTCATCAGGATCGACAGCG ATCAAAAAGAAGCAACAGGATGTGCTTGGGTTCCTGGAGGCCCTGAAAGTGGACTACGCTCCATTGGACATTGCCTGCAATGAGGACAACCGCATGTGGATGAGGGAAAATGTCCCTGTGGAGAAAAAGCCCACCAACGGGATCCCCCTACCCCCTCAGATCTTCAACGAAGAGAGCTACTGTGGG GACTACGAGACATTCTTTGACGCTAAAGAAGACAATGCAGTGTTTGCCTTCCTGGGTCTGCCACCTCCACCAGGATCCAAG GAAGCGAAAGAGGCTGAAAAGGCATTTATCCTTGAGAATGGGCCTGTTGAAAATGGGACTGTTGAGATTGAGACCGTTGAGAGTGAGACCGTTGAGAACGGAACTGATGATGCTGAGGATGAAGAGAACCTTGAAGCTGAGGAGGTTGATGAGGAGAATCTTGATGATGACTCACTA AAAAGAGAGGTTCCGATGGAGGAGTTCAAtggagatgaacacacagaggAGGTGGAAGCAGAGGtgggaggagaaacaggagaggaggcAGCAGAAGAAGCCGCCGCCGCAGAAGAGAAGGTGGAAAAGGCGGAGGAGGAGGCGGTCGAAGACACAGAGGAAGCCACAGAAGACACT GCCCCCATGAAGCAGGAAGAAGCCCAG GAAGAAGTAGAGGATGAGGAGGCTAAG GGAGAAGACGATCAGCCGGTTTCTGAG GGAGAAGAAGATTTGGGGTCGGAG GAGGAAGAAGAGCTGCGACAGCTTGAG GAAGAAGAAGAGGCCCCAGAGGTAACAGAG caggaagaagaggatgagtaG
- the LOC123992675 gene encoding SH3 domain-binding glutamic acid-rich protein-like isoform X7, with product MVIKVFLASSSGSTAIKKKQQDVLGFLEALKVDYAPLDIACNEDNRMWMRENVPVEKKPTNGIPLPPQIFNEESYCGDYETFFDAKEDNAVFAFLGLPPPPGSKEAKEAEKAFILENGPVENGTVEIETVESETVENGTDDAEDEENLEAEEVDEENLDDDSLKREVPMEEFNGDEHTEEVEAEVGGETGEEAAEEAAAAEEKVEKAEEEAVEDTEEATEDTAPMKQEEAQEEVEDEEAKGEDDQPVSEEEEELRQLEEEEEAPEVTEQEEEDE from the exons ATGGTTATAAAAGTATTTCTAGCTTCTTCATCAGGATCGACAGCG ATCAAAAAGAAGCAACAGGATGTGCTTGGGTTCCTGGAGGCCCTGAAAGTGGACTACGCTCCATTGGACATTGCCTGCAATGAGGACAACCGCATGTGGATGAGGGAAAATGTCCCTGTGGAGAAAAAGCCCACCAACGGGATCCCCCTACCCCCTCAGATCTTCAACGAAGAGAGCTACTGTGGG GACTACGAGACATTCTTTGACGCTAAAGAAGACAATGCAGTGTTTGCCTTCCTGGGTCTGCCACCTCCACCAGGATCCAAG GAAGCGAAAGAGGCTGAAAAGGCATTTATCCTTGAGAATGGGCCTGTTGAAAATGGGACTGTTGAGATTGAGACCGTTGAGAGTGAGACCGTTGAGAACGGAACTGATGATGCTGAGGATGAAGAGAACCTTGAAGCTGAGGAGGTTGATGAGGAGAATCTTGATGATGACTCACTA AAAAGAGAGGTTCCGATGGAGGAGTTCAAtggagatgaacacacagaggAGGTGGAAGCAGAGGtgggaggagaaacaggagaggaggcAGCAGAAGAAGCCGCCGCCGCAGAAGAGAAGGTGGAAAAGGCGGAGGAGGAGGCGGTCGAAGACACAGAGGAAGCCACAGAAGACACT GCCCCCATGAAGCAGGAAGAAGCCCAG GAAGAAGTAGAGGATGAGGAGGCTAAG GGAGAAGACGATCAGCCGGTTTCTGAG GAGGAAGAAGAGCTGCGACAGCTTGAG GAAGAAGAAGAGGCCCCAGAGGTAACAGAG caggaagaagaggatgagtaG
- the LOC123992675 gene encoding SH3 domain-binding glutamic acid-rich-like protein isoform X47 — translation MVIKVFLASSSGSTAIKKKQQDVLGFLEALKVDYAPLDIACNEDNRMWMRENVPVEKKPTNGIPLPPQIFNEESYCGDYETFFDAKEDNAVFAFLGLPPPPGSKKAPMKQEEAQEEVEDEEAKQEEEDE, via the exons ATGGTTATAAAAGTATTTCTAGCTTCTTCATCAGGATCGACAGCG ATCAAAAAGAAGCAACAGGATGTGCTTGGGTTCCTGGAGGCCCTGAAAGTGGACTACGCTCCATTGGACATTGCCTGCAATGAGGACAACCGCATGTGGATGAGGGAAAATGTCCCTGTGGAGAAAAAGCCCACCAACGGGATCCCCCTACCCCCTCAGATCTTCAACGAAGAGAGCTACTGTGGG GACTACGAGACATTCTTTGACGCTAAAGAAGACAATGCAGTGTTTGCCTTCCTGGGTCTGCCACCTCCACCAGGATCCAAG AAGGCCCCCATGAAGCAGGAAGAAGCCCAG GAAGAAGTAGAGGATGAGGAGGCTAAG caggaagaagaggatgagtaG
- the LOC123992675 gene encoding SH3 domain-binding glutamic acid-rich-like protein isoform X48 produces MVIKVFLASSSGSTAIKKKQQDVLGFLEALKVDYAPLDIACNEDNRMWMRENVPVEKKPTNGIPLPPQIFNEESYCGDYETFFDAKEDNAVFAFLGLPPPPGSKKAPMKQEEAQEEVEDEEAKEEEDE; encoded by the exons ATGGTTATAAAAGTATTTCTAGCTTCTTCATCAGGATCGACAGCG ATCAAAAAGAAGCAACAGGATGTGCTTGGGTTCCTGGAGGCCCTGAAAGTGGACTACGCTCCATTGGACATTGCCTGCAATGAGGACAACCGCATGTGGATGAGGGAAAATGTCCCTGTGGAGAAAAAGCCCACCAACGGGATCCCCCTACCCCCTCAGATCTTCAACGAAGAGAGCTACTGTGGG GACTACGAGACATTCTTTGACGCTAAAGAAGACAATGCAGTGTTTGCCTTCCTGGGTCTGCCACCTCCACCAGGATCCAAG AAGGCCCCCATGAAGCAGGAAGAAGCCCAG GAAGAAGTAGAGGATGAGGAGGCTAAG gaagaagaggatgagtaG
- the LOC123992675 gene encoding SH3 domain-binding glutamic acid-rich protein-like isoform X18, which translates to MVIKVFLASSSGSTAIKKKQQDVLGFLEALKVDYAPLDIACNEDNRMWMRENVPVEKKPTNGIPLPPQIFNEESYCGDYETFFDAKEDNAVFAFLGLPPPPGSKEAKEAEKAFILENGPVENGTVEIETVESETVENGTDDAEDEENLEAEEVDEENLDDDSLKREVPMEEFNGDEHTEEVEAEVGGETGEEAAEEAAAAEEKVEKAEEEAVEDTEEATEDTAPMKQEEAQEEVEDEEAKGEDDQPVSEEEEELRQLEQEEEDE; encoded by the exons ATGGTTATAAAAGTATTTCTAGCTTCTTCATCAGGATCGACAGCG ATCAAAAAGAAGCAACAGGATGTGCTTGGGTTCCTGGAGGCCCTGAAAGTGGACTACGCTCCATTGGACATTGCCTGCAATGAGGACAACCGCATGTGGATGAGGGAAAATGTCCCTGTGGAGAAAAAGCCCACCAACGGGATCCCCCTACCCCCTCAGATCTTCAACGAAGAGAGCTACTGTGGG GACTACGAGACATTCTTTGACGCTAAAGAAGACAATGCAGTGTTTGCCTTCCTGGGTCTGCCACCTCCACCAGGATCCAAG GAAGCGAAAGAGGCTGAAAAGGCATTTATCCTTGAGAATGGGCCTGTTGAAAATGGGACTGTTGAGATTGAGACCGTTGAGAGTGAGACCGTTGAGAACGGAACTGATGATGCTGAGGATGAAGAGAACCTTGAAGCTGAGGAGGTTGATGAGGAGAATCTTGATGATGACTCACTA AAAAGAGAGGTTCCGATGGAGGAGTTCAAtggagatgaacacacagaggAGGTGGAAGCAGAGGtgggaggagaaacaggagaggaggcAGCAGAAGAAGCCGCCGCCGCAGAAGAGAAGGTGGAAAAGGCGGAGGAGGAGGCGGTCGAAGACACAGAGGAAGCCACAGAAGACACT GCCCCCATGAAGCAGGAAGAAGCCCAG GAAGAAGTAGAGGATGAGGAGGCTAAG GGAGAAGACGATCAGCCGGTTTCTGAG GAGGAAGAAGAGCTGCGACAGCTTGAG caggaagaagaggatgagtaG
- the LOC123992675 gene encoding SH3 domain-binding glutamic acid-rich-like protein isoform X50 produces the protein MVIKVFLASSSGSTAIKKKQQDVLGFLEALKVDYAPLDIACNEDNRMWMRENVPVEKKPTNGIPLPPQIFNEESYCGDYETFFDAKEDNAVFAFLGLPPPPGSKAPMKQEEAQEEVEDEEAKEEEDE, from the exons ATGGTTATAAAAGTATTTCTAGCTTCTTCATCAGGATCGACAGCG ATCAAAAAGAAGCAACAGGATGTGCTTGGGTTCCTGGAGGCCCTGAAAGTGGACTACGCTCCATTGGACATTGCCTGCAATGAGGACAACCGCATGTGGATGAGGGAAAATGTCCCTGTGGAGAAAAAGCCCACCAACGGGATCCCCCTACCCCCTCAGATCTTCAACGAAGAGAGCTACTGTGGG GACTACGAGACATTCTTTGACGCTAAAGAAGACAATGCAGTGTTTGCCTTCCTGGGTCTGCCACCTCCACCAGGATCCAAG GCCCCCATGAAGCAGGAAGAAGCCCAG GAAGAAGTAGAGGATGAGGAGGCTAAG gaagaagaggatgagtaG